From Spiroplasma monobiae MQ-1, a single genomic window includes:
- the sufC gene encoding Fe-S cluster assembly ATPase SufC: MHKLEIKDLYVSIEDKEILKGVNLTVNSGEIHALMGPNGNGKSTLLMAIMGHPKYEITSGDILVDGESIIELSVDERSKVGLFLAMQNPQTIPGVSNLEFLKYIVNAHSDEKKKLQEIFKDIKQGANELDFDLNMLKRFVNDGFSGGEKKKNEILQLKMLNPIFSLIDEIDSGLDVDALEVVSKNLNDVDLSTNAMVIVSHYDRFFKKVLPTHAHVIIDGKIITSGGNEIVERINTEGYAWVKEMAK; the protein is encoded by the coding sequence ATGCATAAATTAGAAATTAAAGATCTATATGTAAGTATAGAAGATAAAGAAATTTTAAAAGGAGTAAATTTAACTGTTAATTCAGGAGAAATTCATGCTCTTATGGGTCCAAATGGTAATGGTAAATCAACTTTGTTGATGGCTATTATGGGTCACCCAAAATACGAAATAACATCAGGAGATATTTTAGTTGATGGTGAATCAATAATTGAATTAAGTGTCGATGAAAGAAGTAAGGTGGGATTGTTTTTAGCAATGCAAAATCCACAAACAATTCCGGGAGTTTCAAACTTAGAGTTTTTAAAATACATAGTAAATGCTCACAGTGATGAAAAAAAGAAATTACAAGAAATTTTTAAAGATATTAAACAAGGTGCAAATGAATTGGACTTTGATTTAAACATGCTAAAAAGATTTGTGAATGATGGCTTTAGTGGTGGAGAAAAGAAAAAAAATGAAATTCTTCAATTAAAAATGCTAAATCCAATCTTTAGTTTAATTGATGAAATCGACTCAGGATTGGATGTTGATGCATTAGAGGTTGTTTCAAAAAACTTAAATGATGTTGACTTATCAACAAATGCAATGGTTATTGTTTCTCACTATGATAGATTCTTTAAAAAAGTACTACCAACTCACGCTCATGTTATTATTGATGGAAAAATCATAACAAGTGGTGGAAATGAAATAGTTGAAAGAATAAATACAGAAGGTTATGCATGAGTAAAGGAAATGGCTAAATAA
- a CDS encoding lipoprotein: protein MKKLLTLLGSVSLMTTTAQMAVACSPNYDQKDKDGNSILIQFLQSIDGKAQISSTDVLWKLINTNGPKNREKLTLDLLKMINLSILSNAKDLNDDSIYANYNLQNTLNERWTSLNAAVDRQISTEKDKYKKDYGKKWEKEWNKMLVNRYSVYQDDVKSMDQEFLENKYKSDILLSDTNNNASKALLDVLLNTDQMGVTWISSIDVIRKYNALERIVNTNKENDANIANYLKADLNQIAQIENSTTNEANKWKPTTLTLQNTDKELADAARNAIANVKVSDIKHDTPVSVNEFTVSDTNGSRAGFLSNSQRFFLDKFYTTQAPLAISEVVIPFSANGSFDNGVIAQDFHSDDGLDQVNNQKLMQQILGENSVADWNRWVVSKSTDYEKATIKNYDKLMTLSNSTDFTQDMRSVVYDFVLNDKENNTNGSKIDTGTTFDDLVKDLSRTSGKDNHFYKYDDLGRVYYIDSTGMHIVQIDGYKFLVDSKTSEKKGTKQNGLSEDGKQINSDTLAELNEFKKFNSLDNNEKVITMKNTESNAYKKLNSAVTNPYLHYLVNNSMLKGLEGTYSSFDIMSEVKTWSQVSSSDSSTFYWTTCVFDYFRTISNEKSQEKFIQQYISFETSDENTENSNQVIQNTEKWFFEAVSTKQSSIANKPGQLFKTEDKKWTDEINSKTSASGYPKLTLINKNIGKITNVAGSTFWAPTDNGSNNSAFVIESDTSYSLNYSIIIEAIENSYRESKNGGAK from the coding sequence GTGAAAAAATTATTAACACTATTAGGAAGTGTTAGTTTAATGACAACAACAGCACAAATGGCTGTTGCTTGTAGTCCGAACTACGATCAAAAAGATAAAGACGGAAACTCAATTCTTATTCAATTTTTACAATCAATAGATGGTAAAGCGCAAATCAGTTCAACTGATGTTTTATGAAAATTAATTAATACAAATGGTCCAAAAAATAGAGAAAAACTTACTTTAGACCTATTAAAAATGATAAATCTTTCTATACTGTCAAATGCAAAAGACTTAAATGATGATAGCATTTATGCTAATTATAATTTACAAAACACTTTAAATGAGAGATGAACTTCTTTAAATGCAGCTGTAGATAGACAGATTTCAACAGAAAAAGATAAATACAAAAAAGACTATGGTAAAAAATGAGAAAAAGAATGAAATAAAATGCTTGTTAACAGATACAGCGTTTATCAAGATGATGTTAAATCAATGGATCAAGAATTCTTAGAAAATAAATATAAATCAGATATTTTATTGTCAGATACAAATAATAATGCTTCAAAAGCATTATTAGATGTTTTACTTAACACTGATCAAATGGGTGTAACTTGAATAAGTTCAATCGATGTAATCAGAAAATATAACGCATTAGAAAGAATTGTTAATACAAACAAAGAAAATGATGCAAATATTGCAAATTATTTAAAAGCAGATTTAAATCAAATTGCACAAATTGAAAATTCAACAACCAATGAAGCTAACAAATGAAAACCAACAACTTTAACTTTACAAAATACAGATAAAGAGTTGGCAGATGCAGCAAGAAATGCTATAGCAAATGTCAAAGTATCAGATATAAAACACGATACACCAGTTAGTGTAAATGAATTTACTGTAAGTGATACAAATGGTTCGAGAGCTGGATTTTTAAGTAACTCTCAAAGATTTTTCTTAGATAAGTTTTATACAACTCAAGCCCCACTTGCAATAAGTGAAGTGGTAATACCCTTCTCTGCAAACGGTTCATTTGATAATGGAGTAATTGCTCAAGATTTCCATTCAGATGATGGTCTTGATCAAGTAAATAACCAAAAATTAATGCAACAAATATTGGGTGAAAATAGCGTAGCAGATTGAAATCGTTGGGTTGTTTCTAAATCAACAGATTATGAAAAAGCTACAATTAAAAATTATGATAAACTTATGACTTTAAGTAATTCTACAGATTTTACACAAGATATGCGTTCTGTAGTTTATGACTTTGTTTTAAATGATAAAGAAAATAATACTAACGGTTCAAAAATAGATACAGGAACTACTTTTGATGACTTAGTTAAAGATTTATCAAGAACATCTGGAAAAGATAATCACTTTTATAAATATGATGATTTAGGAAGAGTTTACTATATAGATTCAACAGGTATGCATATTGTTCAGATTGATGGTTATAAATTTTTAGTTGATTCAAAAACATCTGAAAAAAAAGGTACTAAACAAAACGGTTTATCAGAAGATGGTAAACAAATTAATTCCGATACTTTGGCTGAATTAAATGAATTTAAAAAATTTAATAGTTTAGATAATAATGAAAAAGTTATTACAATGAAAAACACTGAGAGTAATGCTTATAAAAAATTAAATTCAGCTGTAACAAATCCATATTTACATTATTTAGTTAATAATTCAATGTTAAAAGGTCTTGAAGGTACTTATTCAAGTTTTGATATAATGTCAGAGGTTAAAACATGATCTCAAGTAAGTTCATCTGATTCATCTACATTTTATTGAACAACATGTGTTTTTGATTATTTTAGAACAATTTCAAATGAAAAAAGTCAAGAAAAATTCATACAACAATATATTTCATTTGAAACAAGTGATGAAAACACTGAAAACAGCAATCAAGTTATTCAGAACACAGAAAAGTGATTTTTTGAAGCAGTTAGCACAAAACAAAGTTCAATTGCAAATAAACCTGGACAACTATTTAAAACAGAAGATAAAAAATGAACAGATGAAATTAACTCAAAAACATCAGCGAGTGGTTATCCAAAATTAACTTTGATAAACAAAAACATTGGTAAAATTACAAATGTTGCAGGTTCAACATTTTGAGCACCAACAGATAACGGTTCAAATAACAGTGCTTTTGTAATCGAGTCAGATACTTCTTACTCTTTAAACTATTCAATAATAATTGAAGCAATTGAGAACTCATATAGAGAATCAAAAAATGGAGGTGCTAAATAA